Within Candidatus Woesearchaeota archaeon, the genomic segment AAGGAAGAAGACCCCTACCTCGTCAACACCGTCGAAGCCATGGCTATCGCTGCAGGACTGTCAAAGCCGCCGCGCGTCTACATCATCAACGAGACTTCCATGAATGCCTTCGCAACGGGCAGAGACCCAAACCATGCCGTCATTGCAGTCACGTCTGGCCTGCGAAAACGTATGAACCGTCTCGAACTCGAAGGCGTCATCGCCCACGAAATGAGCCATATCAAAAACTACGACATTCGCGTCATGATGCTCGCCACCGTCCTCCTTGGCATCGTCGTCCTCATCAGCGACTTGCTCCTGCGCTCCTTCCTCTACGGCGGTTCAGGCAGAGACCGAAAAAACAACACTGTATTCCTCCTCGTCGGACTCGCCCTCGCCATCCTCGCCCCGATCATCGCCCAGCTTTTGCGCCTCGCCATTTCACGAAAGCGCGAATTCCTCGCCGACGCGACTGCGGT encodes:
- a CDS encoding zinc metalloprotease HtpX; its protein translation is MNERRSFFDEIARNKLKSTALLFLFSGVIIALGYVLGLIWFPQWPFAGMFLAFFIGVIYMAFAWVGGDKIILSTSRARPVKKEEDPYLVNTVEAMAIAAGLSKPPRVYIINETSMNAFATGRDPNHAVIAVTSGLRKRMNRLELEGVIAHEMSHIKNYDIRVMMLATVLLGIVVLISDLLLRSFLYGGSGRDRKNNTVFLLVGLALAILAPIIAQLLRLAISRKREFLADATAVQLTRNPSGLASALKKIRDDHDKVVDIANKATAHLYIENPLRHKKSWLNNLFSTHPDINERIARLEAM